One Cellulomonas sp. NS3 genomic region harbors:
- a CDS encoding type II 3-dehydroquinate dehydratase, which produces MTRVLILNGPNLGRLGSREPDVYGSASFADLVDAAARWGADAGLEVEVRQTDSESELVGWLHGAVDARSHVVLNPAAFTHYSYALRDAAAQVTSAGLVLVEVHLSNPYAREEFRHTSVIGAVATGTVAGFGFDSYRLGLDAVRTAVR; this is translated from the coding sequence ATGACGCGCGTGCTGATCCTGAACGGCCCGAACCTCGGCAGGCTCGGCTCCCGCGAGCCGGACGTCTACGGCTCGGCGTCCTTCGCCGACCTCGTCGACGCCGCGGCCCGGTGGGGCGCCGACGCGGGCCTCGAGGTCGAGGTCCGCCAGACGGACTCCGAGAGCGAGCTGGTCGGCTGGCTGCACGGAGCGGTCGACGCCCGGAGCCACGTCGTGCTCAACCCCGCGGCGTTCACGCACTACTCGTACGCCCTGCGGGACGCCGCCGCGCAGGTCACGAGCGCAGGGCTCGTGCTCGTGGAGGTCCACCTCTCGAACCCGTACGCGCGCGAGGAGTTCCGCCACACGTCCGTGATCGGGGCGGTCGCGACCGGCACGGTGGCGGGCTTCGGGTTCGACTCCTACCGGCTCGGCCTCGACGCCGTGCGCACCGCCGTGCGCTGA
- the aroB gene encoding 3-dehydroquinate synthase produces MTTDPTTPSRRVRVEGEQPYDVLLGRHLLGEVPRILGSGVRRVLVIHPTALATSADAVRDDLLGHGYEALLAEVPDAEAAKTAQVAAFCWQVLGQADFTRSDAIVSLGGGATTDLAGFVASTWLRGIRVVHIPTTLLAMVDAAVGGKTGINTAEGKNLVGTFFPPAGVVCDLAAIETMPRYDYVAGLAEIIKAGFIADPRILEIVEADPELVADPVRAARSDELLELVERSVAVKARVVGEDLRESGLREILNYGHTLGHAIEQVERYSWRHGAAVSVGMVFAAELARLAGRLSDEDVQRHRALLTSVGLPVSYRGDRWDQLLAAMRRDKKTRADLLRFVVLEGVGRPVRLEGPDPTLLAAAYAEVAEGAAAPGTAIPL; encoded by the coding sequence GTGACGACCGACCCGACCACCCCGTCCCGGCGCGTCCGCGTCGAGGGCGAGCAGCCGTACGACGTGCTGCTCGGGCGGCACCTGCTCGGCGAGGTGCCCCGGATCCTCGGCAGCGGCGTCCGGCGGGTCCTCGTGATCCACCCGACCGCGCTGGCCACGTCCGCCGACGCGGTGCGGGACGACCTCCTCGGCCACGGCTACGAGGCGCTGCTCGCGGAGGTCCCCGACGCGGAGGCGGCGAAGACGGCGCAGGTCGCCGCCTTCTGCTGGCAGGTGCTCGGTCAGGCGGACTTCACCCGGTCGGACGCGATCGTCTCGCTCGGCGGCGGCGCCACGACCGACCTCGCGGGCTTCGTCGCCTCGACCTGGCTGCGCGGCATCCGGGTCGTGCACATCCCCACGACGCTGCTCGCGATGGTCGATGCCGCCGTGGGCGGCAAGACCGGCATCAACACCGCCGAGGGCAAGAACCTCGTCGGGACGTTCTTCCCGCCCGCCGGGGTCGTGTGCGACCTCGCCGCGATCGAGACGATGCCGCGCTACGACTACGTCGCCGGCCTCGCGGAGATCATCAAGGCGGGGTTCATCGCGGACCCGCGGATCCTCGAGATCGTCGAGGCCGACCCCGAGCTCGTCGCCGACCCGGTGCGCGCGGCGCGGTCCGACGAGCTCCTCGAGCTCGTCGAGCGTTCCGTGGCGGTCAAGGCCCGTGTCGTGGGGGAGGACCTGCGGGAGTCCGGGCTGCGGGAGATCCTCAACTACGGGCACACGCTCGGGCACGCGATCGAGCAGGTCGAGCGCTACTCGTGGCGGCACGGGGCCGCCGTGTCGGTCGGCATGGTGTTCGCGGCCGAGCTCGCGCGCCTCGCGGGGCGGCTCTCCGACGAGGACGTGCAGCGCCACCGGGCGCTGCTCACGTCCGTCGGCCTGCCCGTGAGCTACCGGGGGGACCGGTGGGACCAGCTCCTCGCGGCCATGCGCCGGGACAAGAAGACACGGGCCGACCTCCTGCGGTTCGTCGTCCTCGAGGGGGTCGGCCGGCCCGTGCGGCTCGAGGGCCCCGACCCCACGCTGCTCGCGGCGGCGTACGCCGAGGTCGCGGAGGGTGCGGCGGCGCCCGGCACGGCGATCCCGCTGTGA
- a CDS encoding shikimate kinase, whose amino-acid sequence MGTDREPGVPTSPGGPRVVLVGPPGAGKSTVAAALGTLWSLPVRDTDTDVEAGAGRSIREIFVDDGEAAFRTLEREAVARALDEHRGVLALGGGAVLDPGTQEALADYRAGGGSVVFLDVSLAHAAPRVGLNQARPLLLGNPRAQWLALMEARRPVYTAVSTLRVSTDGLRPRAVAELIDDHLDPARRASAEPTEGDPT is encoded by the coding sequence ATGGGAACCGATCGCGAGCCGGGCGTGCCGACGTCGCCCGGCGGTCCGCGGGTCGTGCTCGTCGGGCCGCCCGGCGCCGGCAAGTCGACGGTCGCGGCGGCCCTCGGGACGCTGTGGAGCCTGCCGGTCCGCGACACCGACACCGACGTCGAGGCCGGTGCCGGCCGGTCCATCCGTGAGATCTTCGTCGACGACGGCGAGGCGGCCTTCCGCACCCTCGAGCGCGAGGCCGTGGCCCGCGCGCTCGACGAGCACCGCGGTGTCCTCGCGCTCGGCGGCGGTGCGGTGCTCGACCCGGGTACGCAGGAGGCGCTCGCGGACTACCGTGCGGGCGGCGGGTCGGTCGTCTTCCTCGACGTGAGCCTCGCGCACGCCGCGCCGCGGGTGGGGCTGAACCAGGCCAGGCCGCTGCTGCTCGGCAACCCCCGCGCGCAGTGGCTGGCGCTCATGGAGGCCCGGCGCCCGGTGTACACCGCCGTCTCGACGCTGCGCGTGTCGACCGACGGGCTGCGCCCTCGCGCGGTCGCCGAGCTGATCGACGACCACCTGGACCCCGCACGCCGCGCGAGCGCGGAGCCGACCGAGGGAGACCCGACGTGA
- the aroC gene encoding chorismate synthase encodes MLRWLTSGESHGPALVGILEGLPAGVEVSTPDIQAALARRRLGYGRGARMKFEQDEVRLLGGVRLGLTQGGPVAIEIGNTEWPKWVDVMSADPVADPSVLERARNAPLTRPRPGHADLVGMRKYAFDDARPVLERASARETATRVALGTVASRFLAQAAGIEIVSHVVSIGPVATPEHADLPAPQDVAALDADPVRCFDAETSAAMVAEIDDCHAAGDTLGGVVEVLAYGLPSGLGSYVHSDRRLDARLAAALMGIQAIKGVEVGDGFRTARRRGSQAHDEIERGADGRIVRRTNRAGGLEGGMTNGEVLRVRAAMKPISTVPRALATIDTTSGEPAKAQHQRSDVCAVPPAAVVAEAMVALVLADALLEKAGGDSVTEVRRNLDAYLEAIPELQR; translated from the coding sequence ATGCTGCGTTGGTTGACGTCCGGTGAGTCGCACGGCCCCGCGCTGGTCGGGATCCTCGAGGGTCTGCCCGCCGGCGTCGAGGTGTCGACCCCCGACATCCAGGCCGCCCTCGCGCGCCGCCGGCTCGGCTACGGGCGCGGGGCGCGGATGAAGTTCGAGCAGGACGAGGTGCGCCTCCTCGGTGGCGTGCGGCTCGGCCTGACCCAGGGCGGACCCGTCGCGATCGAGATCGGCAACACCGAGTGGCCCAAGTGGGTCGACGTGATGTCCGCCGACCCCGTGGCCGACCCGTCCGTGCTCGAGCGCGCCCGCAACGCGCCCCTGACGCGTCCCCGGCCGGGCCACGCCGACCTCGTCGGGATGCGCAAGTACGCGTTCGACGACGCGCGCCCGGTGCTCGAGCGCGCGAGCGCCCGCGAGACCGCGACCCGCGTCGCGCTCGGGACCGTCGCCAGCCGCTTCCTCGCCCAGGCCGCGGGCATCGAGATCGTCTCGCACGTCGTGTCGATCGGCCCCGTCGCGACCCCCGAGCACGCGGACCTGCCCGCGCCGCAGGACGTCGCCGCGCTCGACGCCGACCCGGTGCGGTGCTTCGACGCCGAGACGTCCGCCGCGATGGTCGCCGAGATCGACGACTGCCACGCCGCGGGGGACACCCTCGGGGGCGTCGTCGAGGTGCTCGCCTACGGCCTGCCGTCCGGCCTCGGCTCGTACGTGCACTCGGACCGGCGGCTCGACGCCCGGCTGGCCGCGGCGCTGATGGGCATCCAGGCGATCAAGGGCGTCGAGGTGGGGGACGGGTTCCGCACCGCCCGGCGACGCGGGTCGCAGGCCCACGACGAGATCGAGCGCGGCGCCGACGGACGGATCGTCCGGCGGACCAACCGCGCCGGCGGGCTCGAGGGTGGGATGACCAACGGCGAGGTGCTGCGCGTGCGCGCCGCGATGAAGCCGATCTCGACGGTGCCGCGCGCGCTCGCGACGATCGACACCACGTCCGGAGAGCCCGCCAAGGCACAGCACCAGCGCTCCGACGTGTGCGCCGTCCCGCCGGCCGCGGTCGTCGCCGAGGCCATGGTCGCCCTCGTCCTCGCGGACGCGCTGCTCGAGAAGGCGGGCGGCGACTCGGTCACCGAGGTCCGCCGGAACCTCGACGCCTACCTCGAGGCGATCCCCGAGCTGCAGCGCTGA
- a CDS encoding fimbrial assembly protein, with translation MSLTLEKPSRRGGGVLVGAPELPQVNLLPPEVRAARGLVHLKRWLALAFVVVLVLVAGLYGAALLARGSADSELAEAQARAAELQAQEAEYAEVPRVVNDLRRATEARTLGMSTEVLWKQYLDAVAAVLPTNVSISTFTVAQATPVTAPEAPADPLATQGIGTITFTSTAVGLPDNAAWIDALNSVPGFYAANATAEALGEDDGVVAYTVSSTVQVNETAFALRFAPVADAAAATEGN, from the coding sequence ATGAGTCTCACGCTCGAGAAGCCGTCGCGCCGCGGCGGAGGGGTGCTCGTCGGCGCCCCGGAGCTCCCGCAGGTCAACCTGCTGCCGCCGGAGGTCCGCGCGGCACGGGGCCTGGTCCACCTCAAGCGCTGGCTCGCGCTCGCGTTCGTCGTCGTGCTCGTCCTCGTCGCCGGCCTCTACGGTGCGGCGCTGCTCGCCCGCGGCTCGGCGGACTCCGAGCTCGCCGAGGCGCAGGCGCGCGCCGCCGAGCTCCAGGCGCAGGAGGCGGAGTACGCGGAGGTCCCGCGCGTGGTCAACGACCTGCGCCGGGCCACCGAGGCGCGCACCCTCGGGATGTCCACGGAGGTGCTGTGGAAGCAGTACCTCGACGCCGTCGCCGCGGTGCTGCCCACCAACGTCAGCATCAGCACGTTCACGGTCGCCCAGGCGACCCCGGTCACGGCACCCGAGGCGCCGGCGGACCCGCTGGCGACGCAGGGCATCGGCACGATCACGTTCACGAGCACCGCCGTCGGGCTGCCCGACAACGCCGCGTGGATCGACGCGCTCAACTCCGTCCCGGGCTTCTACGCCGCGAACGCGACGGCCGAGGCGCTCGGCGAGGACGACGGCGTCGTGGCCTACACGGTGTCCTCGACGGTCCAGGTCAACGAGACGGCCTTCGCGCTCCGGTTCGCGCCGGTCGCCGACGCCGCTGCAGCAACGGAGGGGAACTGA
- the pilM gene encoding type IV pilus assembly protein PilM, with the protein MAKTRVIGLDIGTTAVRAAQLDFGAGGRTGKGQPTLVRYGEVPLPIGAVRDGEVSDQEVVAHAIRELWVQQKFDSKDVVIGVGNQRVVVRELSLPAMPMAQLRASLPFQVQELLPMSTDEALLDFYPTDEFDGEQGRTVHGLLVAAVRDTVSANVLAVESAGLRPAMVDLNAFALLRGLTRGELGQRTVALVDIGARVTDVTIVSHGVPRFIRTLPVGGQEGTDAIARTMNLSVMDAEKLKRTIGIGYAVGPEHQDASEALTDVTRNLIEAVRNTFVYYAGNNPGKGIELAVLTGGGAHLPGLGQYLSSASRLPVTLGDPLATLSVARTAGGREAFAGHESLMAMPVGLAYGAAA; encoded by the coding sequence GTGGCAAAGACGCGGGTCATCGGGCTCGACATCGGCACGACCGCCGTGCGCGCCGCACAGCTCGACTTCGGCGCCGGGGGTCGCACCGGCAAGGGCCAGCCCACGCTGGTGCGGTACGGGGAGGTGCCGCTGCCGATCGGCGCGGTGCGCGACGGCGAGGTCAGCGACCAGGAGGTCGTCGCCCACGCCATCCGCGAGCTGTGGGTCCAGCAGAAGTTCGACTCCAAGGACGTCGTGATCGGCGTCGGCAACCAGCGCGTCGTCGTGCGCGAGCTCTCGCTGCCCGCGATGCCCATGGCGCAGCTGCGCGCCTCCCTGCCGTTCCAGGTGCAGGAGCTGCTGCCGATGTCGACGGACGAGGCGCTGCTCGACTTCTACCCGACCGACGAGTTCGACGGCGAGCAGGGCCGCACGGTCCACGGGCTCCTCGTCGCCGCGGTCCGGGACACGGTGAGCGCCAACGTGCTCGCGGTCGAGTCGGCCGGGCTCCGTCCCGCGATGGTCGACCTCAACGCGTTCGCCCTGCTGCGCGGCCTGACCCGCGGTGAGCTCGGTCAGCGGACCGTCGCGCTCGTCGACATCGGCGCCCGGGTCACCGACGTGACGATCGTGTCCCACGGCGTCCCGCGCTTCATCCGCACGCTGCCCGTCGGTGGCCAGGAGGGCACCGACGCGATCGCCCGGACCATGAACCTGTCGGTCATGGACGCGGAGAAGCTCAAGCGGACCATCGGCATCGGGTACGCCGTCGGCCCCGAGCACCAGGACGCGAGCGAGGCGCTCACCGACGTCACGCGCAACCTCATCGAGGCCGTGCGCAACACGTTCGTCTACTACGCGGGCAACAACCCCGGCAAGGGCATCGAGCTCGCCGTCCTCACGGGCGGCGGCGCCCACCTCCCGGGGCTCGGGCAGTACCTCTCGAGCGCGAGCCGGCTCCCCGTCACCCTCGGGGACCCGCTCGCCACCCTCTCGGTCGCGCGCACCGCCGGCGGGCGCGAGGCGTTCGCCGGTCACGAGTCGCTCATGGCAATGCCCGTGGGCCTGGCATACGGAGCAGCAGCATGA
- a CDS encoding prepilin peptidase, with the protein MLAAVLYGALGLLVGSFLNVVVWRVPRRESVVTPPSACPRCGARIAPRDNVPVLSWLLLRGRCRHCAEPISARYPLVEATTALLFALVGLLVGLDAQAPAFLYLVAIGVALYRIDLDVRRLPDAIVFPAYLVGPVLLALAAWVRDDWSSLARAGLAGAALLTFYVILHVVHPRGMGLGDVKLSGVLGLYLGWVGWGALVVGAFGAFLLGGLVSIGLVLFRGAGRKSTIPYGPFMLVGAGVGLLVGEPVWDAYLSLLA; encoded by the coding sequence GTGCTCGCCGCCGTCCTCTACGGCGCCCTCGGGCTGCTCGTCGGCTCGTTCCTCAACGTCGTCGTCTGGCGGGTCCCGCGCCGTGAGTCCGTCGTCACGCCCCCCAGCGCGTGCCCGCGGTGCGGCGCCAGGATCGCCCCGCGGGACAACGTGCCGGTCCTGTCGTGGCTGCTCCTGCGGGGACGCTGCCGGCACTGCGCGGAGCCGATCTCGGCGCGCTACCCGCTCGTGGAGGCCACGACCGCGCTGCTGTTCGCGCTCGTCGGGCTCCTGGTGGGCCTCGACGCGCAGGCACCCGCCTTCCTCTACCTCGTCGCGATCGGCGTGGCGCTCTACCGCATCGACCTGGACGTGCGGCGCCTGCCCGACGCGATCGTGTTCCCGGCGTACCTCGTCGGACCCGTTCTGCTCGCGCTCGCGGCGTGGGTGCGAGACGACTGGTCCTCGCTCGCGCGCGCGGGTCTCGCGGGTGCCGCCCTGCTGACGTTCTACGTGATCCTGCACGTCGTGCACCCGCGCGGGATGGGGCTGGGTGACGTCAAGCTCTCGGGCGTGCTCGGCCTCTACCTCGGGTGGGTCGGCTGGGGCGCGCTCGTCGTCGGTGCCTTCGGCGCCTTCCTGCTCGGCGGGCTCGTCTCGATCGGGCTCGTGCTCTTCCGCGGCGCCGGCCGCAAGTCCACCATCCCGTACGGCCCGTTCATGCTGGTCGGCGCCGGGGTCGGGCTGCTCGTCGGCGAGCCCGTGTGGGACGCGTACCTCTCCCTCCTGGCCTGA
- a CDS encoding RICIN domain-containing protein: MPTTTTRRHRGLSRLRDDSGVAMMTTVMMMLIMTALSVLVLGLVVNQVAPTQFAQKNTRTIFAAEAGVEAALGRIRTAVGTPDFTGAVYGNPQKLPCTLSGAVDAAGSATSYTATVRYFTEDPSGRDDAWLATNAMSCSPSNGTGSVLPSYAMISSAGDAATEGKISATSGDRAISMVYRFETTTTNIAGGRIYAWNGTSTPVLCLRASSTSAGASVAYRAASTCGTTANEDLELWVYDTDYTIKLASSTLTATPLCLTNESGSIVLRSCGTPTFTQLWSWDKDGRATWVAQDSAINDTGSCLYSGRTSGNPVAGDTLKVGSCASQAAWGSFAPDPAVGPGAASANTRQIVNYLEFGRCFDVTDTEVTRPFMISYPCKQDPPAAASLFWNHKWFYEEPLVGTTRGPQQIYVLRNNDSAQKYCLRTAGGVTDPAYSGVDAGFYVTLTSACNTVDTTQQWTRSTATGNKTTSWTIRDSSGRCVGVGGSRYNGNWSTLVVSTCDGSTAQKWNAPADSVEAEIGNYLEETS; the protein is encoded by the coding sequence ATGCCCACGACCACCACCCGCCGTCACCGCGGGCTGAGCCGCCTGCGGGACGACTCGGGCGTCGCGATGATGACGACGGTCATGATGATGCTCATCATGACCGCGCTCAGCGTGCTCGTCCTCGGGCTCGTCGTGAACCAGGTGGCGCCCACGCAGTTCGCGCAGAAGAACACCCGCACGATCTTCGCGGCCGAGGCCGGCGTCGAGGCGGCGCTCGGGCGGATCCGGACCGCGGTGGGCACCCCGGACTTCACCGGTGCCGTGTACGGCAACCCGCAGAAGCTCCCCTGCACCCTCTCCGGCGCGGTCGACGCCGCCGGCAGCGCCACCTCGTACACCGCGACGGTGCGGTACTTCACCGAGGACCCGTCCGGGCGCGACGACGCGTGGCTGGCGACCAACGCGATGAGCTGCTCGCCGAGCAACGGCACGGGCTCGGTGCTGCCGTCCTACGCGATGATCTCCTCCGCCGGCGACGCCGCGACGGAGGGCAAGATCTCCGCGACCTCGGGCGACCGGGCGATCTCGATGGTGTACCGGTTCGAGACGACCACGACGAACATCGCGGGCGGGCGCATCTACGCGTGGAACGGGACGTCGACGCCGGTGCTCTGCCTGCGCGCGTCCTCGACGTCCGCGGGCGCCTCCGTCGCCTACCGCGCGGCCTCGACGTGCGGGACGACGGCGAACGAGGACCTCGAGCTGTGGGTGTACGACACCGACTACACGATCAAGCTCGCGTCCTCGACCCTCACCGCGACGCCCCTGTGCCTGACCAACGAGTCCGGCTCGATCGTGCTGCGCTCGTGCGGGACGCCGACCTTCACCCAGCTGTGGTCCTGGGACAAGGACGGCCGCGCGACGTGGGTCGCGCAGGACTCCGCGATCAACGACACCGGCTCGTGCCTGTACTCGGGCCGGACCTCGGGCAACCCCGTCGCGGGCGACACCCTCAAGGTCGGCAGCTGCGCGAGCCAGGCGGCGTGGGGCTCGTTCGCGCCCGACCCGGCGGTCGGCCCCGGTGCGGCGAGCGCGAACACGCGCCAGATCGTGAACTACCTCGAGTTCGGCCGGTGCTTCGACGTCACCGACACCGAGGTGACCCGGCCGTTCATGATCTCCTACCCGTGCAAGCAGGACCCGCCGGCCGCAGCGAGCCTGTTCTGGAACCACAAGTGGTTCTACGAGGAGCCCCTCGTCGGGACGACCCGCGGTCCGCAGCAGATCTACGTGCTCCGCAACAACGACTCGGCGCAGAAGTACTGCCTGAGGACGGCGGGCGGCGTCACGGACCCGGCCTACTCGGGCGTCGACGCCGGCTTCTATGTGACACTGACCAGCGCGTGCAACACCGTCGACACGACGCAGCAGTGGACCCGCAGCACCGCGACCGGCAACAAGACCACGAGCTGGACGATCCGGGACTCCTCGGGCCGCTGCGTGGGGGTCGGCGGCAGCAGGTACAACGGGAACTGGTCGACGCTCGTCGTCTCGACGTGCGACGGGAGCACGGCGCAGAAGTGGAACGCCCCGGCGGACAGCGTCGAGGCCGAGATCGGGAACTACCTCGAGGAGACCAGCTGA
- a CDS encoding PulJ/GspJ family protein, producing MTRLARTVRAAVRPRGGAEAAEDGMSLVELLVAMAIFTIVVSVFMAGLVTMTRNTVRTEITADASASVRRVFQRLDKQVRYADAINLPGNGPSGARYVEFRTPATVAASGVTTCTQWRWDPTAKVLQSRTWAQSAGSLPAWRVVATDVTVDSGVPGYPFQVLVAEPDHPRQSLRVNLLLTSDASAGQVSTESTFVARNSSVESAGNADTNADGVSDTPACWRSGLRP from the coding sequence GTGACCCGGCTCGCGCGCACCGTGCGCGCCGCGGTCCGCCCGCGTGGCGGGGCCGAGGCGGCCGAGGACGGCATGTCGCTCGTCGAGCTCCTCGTCGCCATGGCGATCTTCACGATCGTGGTCAGCGTCTTCATGGCGGGGCTCGTCACCATGACCCGCAACACCGTGCGCACCGAGATCACGGCGGACGCCTCCGCGTCGGTCCGGCGCGTGTTCCAGCGCCTCGACAAGCAGGTGCGCTACGCCGACGCGATCAACCTGCCCGGGAACGGGCCGTCCGGCGCGCGCTACGTCGAGTTCCGCACGCCCGCGACGGTCGCGGCGAGCGGGGTCACGACGTGCACCCAGTGGCGCTGGGACCCCACGGCCAAGGTGCTGCAGTCGCGCACGTGGGCGCAGAGCGCCGGGTCGCTGCCCGCGTGGCGGGTCGTCGCGACCGACGTCACGGTCGACTCCGGGGTCCCCGGCTACCCGTTCCAGGTGCTCGTCGCGGAGCCCGACCACCCCCGGCAGAGCCTGCGCGTCAACCTGCTGCTCACGTCGGACGCGAGCGCGGGGCAGGTGTCGACCGAGTCGACGTTCGTCGCGCGCAACAGCTCGGTCGAGTCGGCGGGCAACGCCGACACGAACGCCGACGGCGTCTCGGACACCCCTGCGTGCTGGCGTTCCGGGCTGCGCCCGTGA
- a CDS encoding Ig-like domain-containing protein: protein MTRTPLAPHESNAEEMPVVLDPGADADRAPRGDEGFSLIEVIVSLSLLAIISTAGLYFFVSGTRTVTHQQRTHGAVTLANDAMETAFSFVAESATPGTSSLVRGRTQADVTAAWAAAASAIGVSSTFPAWDTTTSPAPVAGVADDEIPLTRTLTESRTQFTVTTLLGTCYRATSSASGECTKTGGDATGTPLTGYARLMRSIVVVTWPDTNKSCGTGGCRYEIASLIDPSSDVEWNNTTRLLAMDDAAAVDATVTTPIVIDVLDNDTLMQISANPVSLVSSPVRAGTSTPMGTASVQASTGKVLYQPTLTSSGEVTFTYRVTVGARSAQAVVHVYVKPKAQDRTATTPVGTAVNIPISTVLGTAPTTVAIVQAPSTGTATVSGSTIRYNPAVAGTYTFKYEYTDAGSQNMTSLPGTITVTVTTYAPPSGVDHTVDQLSAASPAPTTLDMRAVTGNPTGYKTKVGTLPAAGTGTLKIGSGNATAGAVTTNALGYLAPARWAGTATFTYSMLTPDESQTSSAGTVLVRVKPVAVADSPSAAVAERSNVTVDVRGNDVTTSGVRVVTVGAPSCGTFAANQGTGPANGVVYWTAPNNTSNKVMTCTFDYRLDTTDAPNPVLSSEVVRVTIRVNP, encoded by the coding sequence ATGACCCGTACCCCGCTCGCCCCCCACGAGTCGAACGCCGAGGAGATGCCCGTGGTCCTGGACCCAGGCGCAGACGCCGACCGGGCCCCCCGCGGCGACGAGGGCTTCAGTCTCATCGAGGTCATCGTCTCGTTGTCGCTGCTCGCGATCATCTCGACCGCCGGGCTGTACTTCTTCGTCAGCGGCACGCGCACGGTGACCCACCAGCAGCGCACGCACGGCGCGGTCACGCTCGCGAACGACGCGATGGAGACCGCCTTCTCGTTCGTGGCGGAGTCGGCGACCCCCGGGACGTCGAGCCTGGTGCGGGGCCGGACCCAGGCCGACGTCACGGCCGCCTGGGCCGCCGCCGCGAGCGCCATCGGCGTGAGCTCCACGTTCCCCGCGTGGGACACCACGACGTCGCCCGCGCCGGTGGCCGGCGTGGCCGACGACGAGATCCCCCTCACGCGCACCCTCACGGAGTCGCGCACGCAGTTCACCGTGACGACCCTCCTCGGCACCTGCTACCGCGCGACGAGCTCTGCGTCGGGCGAGTGCACGAAGACCGGCGGCGACGCCACGGGCACCCCGCTCACTGGGTACGCCCGGCTGATGCGCTCGATCGTGGTCGTGACGTGGCCGGACACCAACAAGTCGTGCGGCACCGGTGGCTGCCGCTACGAGATCGCGTCCCTGATCGACCCCAGCTCGGACGTCGAGTGGAACAACACGACGCGTCTGCTCGCCATGGACGACGCCGCGGCGGTCGACGCCACCGTCACGACGCCCATCGTGATCGACGTGCTCGACAACGACACGCTCATGCAGATCTCCGCGAACCCGGTCTCGCTGGTGTCGAGCCCGGTGCGGGCCGGCACGTCGACGCCCATGGGCACGGCGTCCGTGCAGGCGTCGACGGGCAAGGTGCTATACCAGCCGACCCTCACGTCGTCGGGCGAGGTCACGTTCACTTACCGGGTCACGGTCGGCGCCCGCTCCGCCCAGGCCGTCGTGCACGTGTACGTCAAGCCGAAGGCTCAGGACCGTACCGCGACGACGCCGGTCGGCACCGCCGTCAACATCCCGATCAGCACGGTGCTGGGCACGGCGCCGACGACGGTCGCGATCGTGCAGGCGCCCAGCACCGGGACGGCGACCGTGTCGGGCTCGACCATCCGGTACAACCCTGCGGTGGCCGGCACGTACACGTTCAAGTACGAGTACACGGACGCGGGCAGCCAGAACATGACCAGCCTCCCCGGCACGATCACGGTGACGGTCACGACCTACGCGCCGCCCAGCGGGGTCGACCACACGGTCGACCAGCTGTCCGCGGCCAGCCCGGCACCCACGACGCTCGACATGCGCGCGGTGACCGGGAACCCCACGGGGTACAAGACGAAGGTCGGCACCCTGCCGGCGGCCGGCACCGGTACCCTGAAGATCGGGAGCGGGAACGCGACCGCGGGCGCCGTGACGACGAACGCGCTCGGGTACCTGGCGCCCGCGCGCTGGGCGGGGACGGCGACGTTCACCTACTCGATGCTCACGCCCGACGAGAGCCAGACGAGCAGCGCCGGCACGGTCCTCGTGCGGGTGAAACCGGTCGCCGTCGCGGACAGCCCGTCCGCCGCGGTCGCCGAGCGCAGCAACGTGACGGTCGACGTCCGCGGCAACGACGTGACGACGAGCGGCGTGCGCGTGGTCACGGTCGGCGCCCCCTCGTGCGGGACGTTCGCGGCGAACCAGGGGACCGGCCCGGCGAACGGCGTCGTCTACTGGACGGCGCCCAACAACACCAGCAACAAGGTCATGACGTGCACGTTCGACTACCGGCTCGACACGACGGACGCACCCAACCCGGTGCTCTCCTCCGAGGTCGTCCGCGTCACGATCCGGGTGAACCCGTGA
- a CDS encoding prepilin-type N-terminal cleavage/methylation domain-containing protein, whose translation MAAHVHRPRADEGFTLVELLVVIIIIGILAGIAVPVFLKQRQRAVDASLKSDLRSVANELETVYADEQAYPPASGVTSSGSDLVVAGAGTVRLSAGNTISYEVVGATGYCLFGTNPRSSSPSGAGFVYVSTDGGLRVEPASACP comes from the coding sequence ATGGCCGCGCACGTCCACCGCCCCCGTGCGGACGAGGGCTTCACGCTCGTCGAGCTCCTCGTCGTGATCATCATCATCGGGATCCTCGCGGGGATCGCGGTCCCGGTGTTCCTCAAGCAGCGCCAGCGCGCGGTGGACGCCTCCCTCAAGTCGGACCTGCGCAGCGTCGCCAACGAGCTCGAGACGGTCTACGCCGACGAGCAGGCGTACCCGCCCGCGTCCGGTGTGACCTCGAGCGGATCCGACCTCGTCGTCGCCGGTGCCGGCACGGTCCGCCTGAGCGCCGGCAACACCATCAGCTACGAGGTCGTCGGTGCGACGGGCTACTGCCTGTTCGGCACCAACCCGCGCAGCAGCAGCCCCAGCGGCGCCGGGTTCGTCTACGTGAGCACCGACGGCGGGCTGCGCGTCGAGCCCGCGAGCGCCTGCCCATGA